A window from Myripristis murdjan chromosome 11, fMyrMur1.1, whole genome shotgun sequence encodes these proteins:
- the clxn gene encoding calaxin: MSALNKKLTQTLAETISKQVKHFNKRETECLIRLCNGLLGDQTLPGRAVSGLDRARFMDMLHNSFGMTDVMMMDRVFHTFDKDSDGYISVKEWIEGLSVFLRGTLDEKIKYCFAVYDLNSDGYISREEMLQMLNDSMIREPTEEDPDEGIKDLVEITFKRMDYDHDGRLSYADFERAVREENLLLEAFGSCLPDAESTLVFEEQAFKDPPGQ; encoded by the exons ATGTCTGCTCTGAACAAGAAGTTGACACAAACCCTCGCTGAAACCATCTCTAAACAAGTCAAACACT TTAATAAAAGAGAGACTGAGTGTCTGATCCGGCTGTGCAACGGGCTGCTGGGGGATCAGACGCTGCCCGGGAGAGCTGTGAGTGGCTTGGACAGAGCCAGGTTCATGGACATGCTGCACAACAGCTTCGGGATGACCGACGTCATGATGATGGATAGAG TCTTCCATACATTTGACAAAGACAGTGATGGCTACATCAGTGTGAAGGAGTGGATTGAGGGACTGTCAGTCTTCCTTCGCGGGACGttggatgaaaaaataaaat ACTGCTTTGCTGTATATGACTTGAACAGCGATGGCTACATCTCCAGGGAGGAGATGCTTCAAATGCTGAACGACAGCATGATCAGGGAGCCAACAGAGGAGGATCCGGATGAAGGGATTAAAGACCTGGTGGAGATCACATTCAAGAGGATG GACTATGACCATGATGGCAGGCTCTCTTATGCAGACTTTGAGAGGGCAGTAAGAGAGGAGAACCTGTTGCTTGAAGCTTTTGGATCCTGCCTCCCTGATGCTGAG AGTACGCTGGTATTTGAGGAGCAAGCATTTAAGGACCCACCTGGACAATGA
- the rbm48 gene encoding RNA-binding protein 48, with translation MAAPNDSSCWSSPEVYKHHEQQKVCISRPKYREGRKAKAVKVYTINLESRYLMVQGVPAIGVMTELIQLCALYGAVEEYRPLDEYPAEEFTEVYLIKFQKLPSARAAKRHMDEKSFYGGVLHVCYVPEYESVEDTRLKLQDRRRYVIRMAQNKVREKEQREEVKKEPTSSDTAAASESITSTYDQTSDNNNTGESSTTSHYLGFPSLPLPPQEEYNRRHTNLHRNIPTEDKMGSLSNYVVDTKQQQMQNPSSSQMSSNKDRGKESRVTASAIRFVPRTTHMESRKRKLEEATQHLLFEAEGKNEPLIGPKLPEPPKLDMEDESLNTTVSLIRSKIKQVESVPDLKPAEKKVKPRRRI, from the exons ATGGCAGCGCCTAACGATTCAAGCTGCTGGAGCAGCCCGGAGGTTTACAAACATCATGAACAGCAAAAAGTGTGTATTTCTCGACCAAAGTatagagagggaaggaaagccAAAGCTGTTAAG GTGTACACCATTAATTTGGAGTCCCGTTACCTGATGGTGCAAGGGGTCCCAGCCATTGGAGTGATGACGGAGCTGATCCAGCTGTGTGCCCTGTACGGAGCCGTGGAGGAGTACAGGCCCCTGGACGAGTACCCCGCTGAGGAGTTCACAGAAGTCTATCTCATCAAATTCCAGAAACTCCCCAGTGCTAG GGCGGCCAAACGACACATGGATGAGAAGAGTTTCTATGGTGGCGTGCTACATGTGTGTTATGTTCCTGAATATGAGAGTGTGGAAGACACCAGGCTGAAGCTGCAAGACCGGAGGAGATATGTGATTCGGATGGCACAGAATAAAG TCAGAgaaaaggaacagagagaggaagtgaagaagGAGCCCACATCATCTGACACGGCTGCAGCATCAGAGAGCATCACCTCAACATATGATCAAACGTCTGACAACAATAACACTGGAGAGAGCTCAACCACCAGCCATTATTTAGGTTTTCCTTCCCTGCCCTTACCTCCTCAAGAGGAATATAACCGTAGACATACAAATCTACACAGGAACATACCAACAGAGGACAAAATGGGGTCATTATCTAATTATGTCGTtgacacaaaacagcagcaaatgcAGAATCCAAGCTCCAGCCAGATGTCTTCTaataaagacagagggaaagagagcagaGTGACGGCTTCAGCCATCAGATTTGTACCGAGGACCACACACATGGAGAGCAGGAAACGCAAACTGGAAGAGGCCACACAACACTTACTGTTTGAGGCTGAGGGAAAAAATGAGCCACTGATTGGGCCAAAGCTACCGGAGCCACCGAAACTGGACATGGAGGACGAATCACTGAACACAACTGTCAGCCTGATCAGGAGCAAAATCAAACAG GTGGAATCAGTCCCTGACCTCAAACCAGCGGAAAAGAAGGTGAAACCACGTCGTCGGATTTGA